CTAACTACAGCACCGATTGAACCTATAAAAATTAATTTATTATTGTTGCCCCAATGATCTTTTAAAAAATCAATTGGCGAGGATTCAACTAAACCTTCAATTTTTTTTTCTAAAGAAAGAGTTGAACCATCAGATATAAAAATTTGATCTATATGTTTGCTTGCTTGTAATCTCTCAAGCAAAGGCAAAGCGCTTAAAGAAAATCCAAATGCAATCTTTTTTGGAGTGTTAACTAATGTTTTTTCCAGAACGAGAGATAAAATAAACTTTTGATTTATTTATACAAGGTAGCCTCTTGAAGAAAACTTTAGTAAATGAAAAATCAAAATCAGTAAAATAGTCTTTAAATAAATTTATTCAAATCAACAAACAGCTCGTAACAAGAAATTCACTAGTATTTTTACCTAACGATAAGCCTATGAATAAACCTATCGAAGTCAAAAACTCTTGCTATAACTCAATTACTAACTAATTAATATTTACAATAAATAAAGCTACTAGACCTAAATTATTTTTTTTTCTGACCTCAACCACAAGCAACGATTTACTAATTAAGAAAAACCATGGATTCACTGACCAATTAGGAATAAAAGTGTAGAACATTTGTTACATGCTTCCGTAGTAACTGACTGTCTACTTTATGCTTATGACATAACCCCTATATAGGTTTTCAAGTAACTTCAAAGGTAGGTCTTGAATTCCTAAAATCTTTAATAAAGCAATCCCGCCTCATAAGTAGAATTGCTTACCAAAGATTTAATCCTAGTTTTTCCTAGACTAGGGCCCCCAAACCTCGATCACATTCCTGAAGGAATCACTCGATGACCATTAGCCCACCAGAAAGAGAACAAAAAAAAGAACCAGTTCTCGATAAACCTATCGAAACTGATGCAATCCCTGTAGATTTTTCCAAGCTTGATAAGCCTGGTTTTTGGTCAAAGTCCCTAGCAAAGGGTCCAAAGACTACTACATGGATATGGAATCTTCATGCTGACGCGCATGATTTTGACACCCATGTTGGAGATCTCCAAGAAACCAGTAGAAAAGTATTTTCTGCTCATTTTGGCCATCTAGCAGTCATCTTTATTTGGATGAGTGCAGCTTTTTTCCATGGAGCTCGCTTTTCTAATTATTCTGGATGGCTTGCTGATCCAACTCATGTCAAACCAGGAGCTCAAGTCGTTTGGCCAATAGTTGGGCAAGAAATGCTCAATGCAGATTTAGGCGGTAATTATCACGGCATTCAGATCACATCAGGAATTTTTCAGATGTGGAGAGGCTGGGGTATTACCAATGAAACAGAGCTTATGGCTTTAGCTATTGGTGCATTACTAATGGCAGCGATAATGTTGCATGGTGGTATATATCACTATCACAAAGCTGCTCCAAAGCTTGATTGGTTCAGAAATCTTGAATCTATGCTCAATCACCACATAGCTGGTCTAGTGGGATTGGGTTCAATTGCATGGGCAGGACACTGCATTCACATTGGAGCACCAACTGCAGCCCTTATGGATGCTATTGATGCAGGCAAGCCACTAATTATTGATGGAATTCCAATAGCTTCAATTGCGGACATGCCATTGCCACATGAGCTTTGCAATCCAGCTATCGCTAGTCAGATATTCCCTGGACTTGCAGGGAGAACAGTAGAAAATTTCTTTACAACCAATTGGTGGGCATTTAGTGATTTTCTTACTTTCAAAGGAGGTCTGAATCCGGTTACTGGAAGTTTGTGGATGACAGATATTTCACATCATCATTTAGCTTTTGGAGTTCTAGCTGTATTTGGTGGACACCTATATAGAACAATGTTTGGAATAGGCCACAGCTTAAAAGAAATACTTGATAATCACGCTGGAGATCCAATTCTTTTCCCTGCTCCAAATGGACATAAGGGAATATATGAGTTTTTAGCTAATAGTTGGCATGCTCAACTTGGCTTAAATCTTGCAATGATCGGCTCCCTCAGCATCATTATTTCTCATCACATGTATGCGATGCCTCCATATCCATACTTGTCAATTGATTATCCAACTGTTTTGGGTCTATTTACCCATCACATGTGGATAGGGGGATTGTTCATTGTTGGTGCAGCAGCTCATGCTGGCATAGCAATGATTAGAGACTATGACCCAGCTGTTCATATTGATAATGTTCTAGACAGAATCTTGAAAGCAAGGGATGCATTGATTAGTCATTTAAACTGGGCATGTATGTTCTTAGGTTTCCATAGTTTCGGTCTCTATATTCATAACGATGTAATGCGTGCGTTAGGAAGACCTGCCGATATGTTTAGTGATACAGGCATCCAACTTCAACCTGTTTTCGCTCAATGGATTCAAAATATTCATCATTCAGCAGCTGGCTCTACCACTCTTGCTGGTGCGAACGTAAACCTTCAAAGTGGCTTAGTTAGCGAGGTCTTTAATGGTTCAGTAAGTCAAGTTGGTGGGAAAATTGGAATCGCTCCTATACCTCTAGGAACTGCTGATTTCATGATTCACCATATCCATGCTTTTACTATCCACGTAACCCTTCTAATTCTTCTAAAAGGAGTTTTATTTGCAAGAAGCTCTCGACTAATTCCCGACAAAGCGAATCTTGGATTTAGATTCCCATGTGATGGCCCAGGAAGAGGAGGTACATGCCAAGTTTCATCTTGGGATCATGTTTTCCTTGGTTTGTTCTGGATGTATAACGGCTTATCAGTAGTTATATTCCACTTCTCATGGAAAATGCAAAGTGATGTATGGGGCCTTACAGGAGGAAACTTTGCTCAAAGCTCCATCACTATTAACGGATGGCTTAGAGATTTCCTCTGGGCCCAGTCATCACAGGTCCTTACAAGTTATGGTCAACCCATAAGTATGTACGGTTTGATGTTCTTGGGAGCACATTTCGTTTGGGCATTTAGTCTTATGTTCCTATTCAGTGGCCGTGGTTACTGGCAAGAATTATTTGAGTCAATTATTTGGGCTCATAATAAACTTAAGTTGGCTCCAACTATTCAACCAAGAGCTCTATCTATTACTCAAGGTCGTGCAGTAGGAGCAGCTCATTTCCTTCTAGGAGGAATTGCTACAACTTGGGCCTTCTTCCACGCTCGCTTAATCGGTCTCGGCTGACCCTCTCTGATCTTTTATAAAATGGCAACTAAATTCCCATCTTTTAGTCAGGGTCTTGCTCAAGACCCTACAACCAGAAGAATCTGGTACGGCATAGCTACCGCTCATGACTTCGAAAGTCATGACGGTATGACAGAGGAGCAGTTATATCAAAAACTCTTCTCTACTCATTTTGGTCACTTAGCCATAATTGGTCTTTGGGTGGCAGGAAATCTTTTTCACATTGCTTGGCAAGGTAACTTTGAGCAATGGGTTCTAGATCCAACTCATACTCGTCCAATTGCTCATGCAATTTGGGATCCTCATTTTGGACAAGGTCTTACTGATGCTCTGACTCAGGCAGGAGCAACTTCTCCAGTTAATATTGCTTACTCAGGCTTATACCACTGGTGGTACACAATTGGTATGAGAACTAATGAGCAGCTTTTTCAAGGTGCAATATTTATAAATATTCTTGTTTGCTGGTTATTGTTTGCTGGATGGCTTCATCTTCAACCCAAATACAGGCC
The sequence above is drawn from the Prochlorococcus marinus str. MIT 1013 genome and encodes:
- the psaA gene encoding photosystem I core protein PsaA produces the protein MTISPPEREQKKEPVLDKPIETDAIPVDFSKLDKPGFWSKSLAKGPKTTTWIWNLHADAHDFDTHVGDLQETSRKVFSAHFGHLAVIFIWMSAAFFHGARFSNYSGWLADPTHVKPGAQVVWPIVGQEMLNADLGGNYHGIQITSGIFQMWRGWGITNETELMALAIGALLMAAIMLHGGIYHYHKAAPKLDWFRNLESMLNHHIAGLVGLGSIAWAGHCIHIGAPTAALMDAIDAGKPLIIDGIPIASIADMPLPHELCNPAIASQIFPGLAGRTVENFFTTNWWAFSDFLTFKGGLNPVTGSLWMTDISHHHLAFGVLAVFGGHLYRTMFGIGHSLKEILDNHAGDPILFPAPNGHKGIYEFLANSWHAQLGLNLAMIGSLSIIISHHMYAMPPYPYLSIDYPTVLGLFTHHMWIGGLFIVGAAAHAGIAMIRDYDPAVHIDNVLDRILKARDALISHLNWACMFLGFHSFGLYIHNDVMRALGRPADMFSDTGIQLQPVFAQWIQNIHHSAAGSTTLAGANVNLQSGLVSEVFNGSVSQVGGKIGIAPIPLGTADFMIHHIHAFTIHVTLLILLKGVLFARSSRLIPDKANLGFRFPCDGPGRGGTCQVSSWDHVFLGLFWMYNGLSVVIFHFSWKMQSDVWGLTGGNFAQSSITINGWLRDFLWAQSSQVLTSYGQPISMYGLMFLGAHFVWAFSLMFLFSGRGYWQELFESIIWAHNKLKLAPTIQPRALSITQGRAVGAAHFLLGGIATTWAFFHARLIGLG